A stretch of Aerosakkonema funiforme FACHB-1375 DNA encodes these proteins:
- a CDS encoding phosphonate ABC transporter ATP-binding protein: MTIECENLETRYSASLRRPILNGIDCTINTGEFVALLGLNGAGKSTLLRAMVGLVPLQRGIIRINGVVTCGNFVEGGDDGRDARSTRGDSTRGYSTTNTKNMSLVEQASRLRSRSPFVKTVSTRRDIGMLFQGGGLIRQLSAIENVLCGRLGGLPTWQTLWGFPKSDRRLALDLLAQLGLKEQAYQKTGQLSGGQQQRVAIARALIQNPQILLADEPITGLDVMAAKQVMEILSDLRSQKGMTIVTVLHDLSLASAYAERAIVLDAGRIVYDGPCQNLQSQFAEFVRSN, translated from the coding sequence ATGACGATTGAATGCGAAAATCTAGAAACCCGCTACAGCGCTTCTCTGAGGCGTCCGATACTCAACGGGATCGATTGCACAATTAACACTGGCGAGTTTGTCGCTTTGTTGGGACTCAATGGTGCGGGTAAGTCTACATTGTTAAGGGCAATGGTCGGTTTGGTGCCATTGCAACGCGGAATTATTCGCATTAATGGTGTGGTAACTTGTGGCAATTTTGTCGAGGGAGGGGATGACGGGCGAGACGCCCGTTCCACAAGAGGGGATTCCACAAGAGGTTACTCCACAACAAACACAAAAAATATGTCTCTTGTGGAGCAGGCGTCCCGCCTGCGATCGCGATCGCCCTTTGTCAAAACAGTCTCTACCAGACGCGACATCGGAATGTTATTTCAAGGCGGTGGGTTAATTCGTCAGCTATCTGCAATTGAAAATGTACTGTGCGGACGCTTGGGAGGTCTACCGACTTGGCAAACTTTGTGGGGATTTCCGAAAAGCGATCGCCGTTTGGCGCTGGATTTATTAGCACAGTTGGGGTTGAAAGAGCAAGCTTATCAAAAAACCGGACAACTCAGCGGCGGACAGCAACAAAGAGTAGCGATCGCCCGCGCACTGATCCAAAATCCTCAGATTCTCCTCGCAGATGAACCCATCACCGGTTTGGATGTCATGGCAGCCAAACAAGTGATGGAGATTTTATCAGATTTGCGCTCCCAAAAAGGCATGACAATTGTGACGGTTTTGCACGATTTGAGCTTAGCATCTGCCTACGCCGAACGTGCGATCGTCCTCGATGCCGGTCGGATCGTTTACGATGGCCCCTGCCAAAACTTACAATCCCAGTTTGCTGAGTTTGTGCGATCCAACTAG